A single region of the Microcella sp. genome encodes:
- the gltX gene encoding glutamate--tRNA ligase, translated as MTSPAFSTATGADVRVRFCPSPTGTPHVGLIRTALFNWAYARHTGGTMVFRIEDTDQARDSEESYHQLLDALRWLGIDWDEGVETGGPHAPYRQSQRGEIYAGVIERLRASGHLYESFMTGEEIEAKNLELGRDPKQGYDNWERELSDEQKAAYRAEGREPALRLRVPDTDLSFTDLVRGEITFPAGSFVDFVVVRPNGAPLYTFVNPVDDALMGITHVLRGEDLLSSTPRQIALYHALIEVGVATAIPQFGHLPYVTGEGNKKLSKRDPESNLFHHRDRGFIREGLLNYLSLLGWSLAADRDVFTMDEMTAAFDVVDVNPNPARFDVKKAEAINGDHVRRLALDEFVERSIPYCSGAGLFNDVPRPAERAMLAAAAPLVQERVALLGEVPGMVAFLFTADDDLEIESDARATLGDDAAAVLDAGVAALEQLADFTPATIEEALRAALIDGLGLKPRLAFGPLRVAVSGRRVSPPLFESMELLGRESTLARLRALRASL; from the coding sequence GTGACCAGCCCCGCCTTCTCGACCGCGACCGGCGCCGATGTGCGCGTGCGGTTCTGCCCCTCACCGACCGGAACCCCGCATGTCGGGCTCATTCGCACCGCCCTGTTCAACTGGGCGTACGCGCGGCACACGGGCGGCACCATGGTCTTTCGCATCGAAGACACCGACCAGGCGCGCGACAGCGAAGAGAGCTACCACCAGTTGCTCGATGCGCTGCGCTGGCTCGGTATCGACTGGGATGAAGGCGTCGAGACGGGCGGACCGCACGCACCATACCGGCAGTCGCAGCGGGGCGAGATCTACGCGGGCGTCATCGAGCGCCTGCGCGCGAGCGGCCACCTCTACGAGAGCTTCATGACGGGGGAGGAGATCGAGGCGAAGAATCTCGAGCTCGGCCGAGACCCGAAGCAGGGCTACGACAACTGGGAGCGTGAGCTCAGCGACGAGCAGAAGGCCGCCTACCGTGCCGAAGGCCGCGAGCCCGCCCTGCGTCTGCGCGTGCCAGACACCGACCTCAGTTTCACCGATCTCGTGCGCGGCGAGATCACCTTCCCGGCGGGCAGCTTCGTCGACTTCGTCGTGGTGCGCCCCAACGGCGCACCGCTCTACACCTTCGTCAACCCGGTCGATGATGCGCTCATGGGCATCACGCACGTGCTGCGCGGCGAAGACTTGCTGTCGTCGACCCCGCGGCAGATCGCGCTCTATCACGCCCTCATCGAGGTTGGCGTCGCGACAGCGATTCCGCAGTTCGGGCACTTGCCCTACGTCACGGGCGAGGGCAACAAGAAGCTGTCGAAGCGCGACCCCGAGTCGAACCTGTTCCACCACCGTGATCGCGGCTTCATCCGCGAGGGGCTGCTCAACTATCTCTCGCTGCTCGGCTGGTCGCTCGCCGCAGACCGCGACGTCTTCACGATGGACGAGATGACGGCCGCATTCGACGTCGTCGATGTCAACCCCAACCCCGCGCGATTCGACGTGAAGAAGGCCGAGGCCATCAACGGCGACCACGTGCGGCGGCTGGCGCTCGACGAGTTCGTCGAGCGCAGCATTCCGTATTGCAGCGGTGCGGGCCTCTTCAACGACGTGCCCCGCCCTGCTGAGCGCGCGATGCTCGCGGCCGCGGCCCCGCTCGTGCAGGAGCGGGTGGCGCTGCTCGGCGAAGTGCCCGGCATGGTCGCCTTTCTTTTCACGGCCGACGACGACCTCGAGATCGAGTCGGATGCTCGCGCGACGCTCGGCGACGATGCTGCAGCGGTGCTCGACGCCGGGGTCGCCGCCCTTGAGCAGCTCGCCGACTTCACCCCTGCGACCATCGAAGAGGCATTGCGCGCAGCCCTCATCGACGGGCTCGGTCTCAAACCGCGGCTCGCGTTCGGGCCTCTGCGCGTTGCAGTCTCGGGGCGCCGCGTGAGCCCGCCGCTGTTCGAGTCGATGGAACTGCTGGGTCGCGAGTCGACCCTGGCGCGGCTGCGGGCGCTGCGCGCCTCTCTCTAG
- a CDS encoding cytochrome b/b6 domain-containing protein produces the protein MLVSRSRIARIAIVTVVGLALLAVAIAAAQAWRSTAAGMAFIADHPGSVDVPAGTPAGFAPWLSWTHFANGFFLLFIVSSGLHLRSSARPIAFVTRRNRGPLRTAGAPKRLGIHTWWHLVVVTLWVATGLVYVTLLVVTGHWARVVPTEWAVVPNAISAAAQYLSLDWPAHESWVRYNSLQVLFYGATVFIASPLALVTGLRLSPVWPQRWMRSTGPLSDAWARQTHSLVLWYYLAFTAVHVGLVLLTGARRNLNAMYLGLDDSASWLGVLVFAGSVVVMAAAWVLLRPPVQVAIAERVADVRRMPAPPRADRP, from the coding sequence GTGCTGGTTTCACGGTCTCGCATCGCGCGCATCGCCATCGTCACCGTGGTCGGTCTGGCGCTGCTCGCGGTCGCCATCGCGGCCGCGCAGGCGTGGAGGTCGACGGCCGCCGGCATGGCGTTCATCGCCGACCACCCCGGGTCGGTCGACGTGCCGGCCGGAACCCCTGCAGGCTTCGCGCCCTGGCTCAGTTGGACGCACTTCGCCAACGGCTTCTTCTTGCTCTTCATCGTGAGCTCGGGGCTGCACCTGCGCTCGAGTGCCCGGCCGATCGCCTTCGTGACGCGCCGCAATCGCGGCCCGCTGCGCACAGCCGGTGCACCGAAACGGCTGGGCATTCACACGTGGTGGCACCTCGTGGTGGTCACGCTGTGGGTCGCGACGGGCCTCGTCTACGTGACCCTGCTGGTGGTCACGGGGCACTGGGCGCGAGTCGTGCCCACCGAGTGGGCGGTCGTGCCGAACGCGATCTCAGCGGCCGCGCAGTACCTGTCGCTCGACTGGCCCGCTCACGAGAGCTGGGTGCGGTACAACAGCCTGCAGGTGCTGTTCTACGGCGCCACGGTCTTCATCGCATCACCGCTCGCGCTCGTCACCGGGCTGCGGCTCTCGCCGGTGTGGCCTCAACGGTGGATGCGCAGCACCGGCCCGCTGAGCGACGCCTGGGCGCGGCAGACACACTCGCTCGTGCTCTGGTACTACCTCGCCTTCACGGCCGTGCACGTCGGTCTCGTGCTGCTCACCGGAGCCCGCCGCAACCTCAACGCCATGTATCTCGGCCTCGACGACAGCGCGAGCTGGCTCGGCGTGCTCGTGTTCGCCGGCTCTGTCGTCGTCATGGCCGCGGCGTGGGTGCTGCTGCGCCCGCCCGTGCAAGTGGCCATCGCAGAGCGGGTCGCCGACGTGAGGCGCATGCCGGCACCACCGAGAGCAGATCGGCCCTAG
- a CDS encoding Ppx/GppA family phosphatase, translated as MRLGVIDVGSNTVHLLVVDAHPGASPVPFHSQRSTLRLMRYLDADGAIVDEGQQLLVDAIREAVDAVDAIGVDDLMSTATSAIREAANGEQVLARIAHETGVALQVLSGEDEARITMLAVRRWFGWSAGEILLFDIGGGSFEIAQGADEYPDVQVSMPLGAGRTTLNFLRDDPPRREAVSALRAHARSTFTEVRERLFAGRPTPTRVVGTSKTIRSLARLVGGPADPVTGRLAPIHYTGLREWEPTLREMPSEVRQYLPGITPERGYQILAGAIVLRTAMKVFEVSTLTVSPWALREGVVLRYMDALAASPGLSR; from the coding sequence ATGCGCCTCGGAGTGATCGACGTCGGCTCGAACACCGTTCACCTGCTCGTGGTCGACGCGCATCCCGGTGCGAGCCCCGTGCCTTTTCACTCGCAGCGGTCGACGCTGCGCCTGATGCGCTATCTCGACGCAGACGGTGCGATCGTCGATGAGGGGCAGCAGTTGCTCGTCGACGCGATTCGCGAGGCGGTCGACGCGGTCGACGCCATCGGGGTCGACGACCTCATGAGCACGGCGACATCGGCGATTCGCGAGGCGGCGAACGGCGAGCAGGTGCTCGCGCGCATCGCTCACGAGACGGGTGTCGCACTGCAGGTGCTGTCGGGTGAAGACGAAGCGCGCATCACCATGCTCGCCGTACGGCGCTGGTTCGGCTGGTCTGCCGGTGAGATCTTGCTGTTCGACATCGGCGGCGGTTCGTTCGAGATCGCCCAGGGCGCCGATGAATATCCCGATGTGCAGGTGTCGATGCCTCTCGGGGCCGGTCGCACGACTCTCAACTTTCTGCGCGACGACCCGCCGCGGCGCGAGGCGGTCTCGGCGTTGCGCGCGCATGCTCGATCGACGTTCACCGAGGTGCGCGAGAGGCTGTTCGCCGGGCGCCCGACGCCGACGCGAGTCGTGGGCACCTCGAAGACCATCCGTTCACTGGCACGACTCGTCGGCGGCCCCGCCGACCCGGTCACTGGTCGGCTCGCGCCCATCCACTACACGGGGCTGCGCGAGTGGGAGCCGACTCTGCGCGAGATGCCGTCAGAGGTGCGGCAGTACCTGCCGGGCATCACCCCCGAGCGCGGGTATCAGATTCTCGCCGGAGCGATCGTGCTGCGCACGGCCATGAAGGTGTTCGAGGTGTCGACCCTGACGGTGTCGCCGTGGGCGCTGCGCGAGGGCGTCGTGCTGCGCTACATGGATGCCCTCGCCGCGTCGCCTGGTCTGTCGCGCTAG
- a CDS encoding MerR family transcriptional regulator, with the protein MRMSELSSTTDTPVPTLKFYLREHLLHAGERTSPNQAQYDDGHVERVRLVRALLEVGGLSVAQAARVVAALDSELPLSSVFGVAQRAVSIPAAIAGDDTTPDAPARPSAGRARIDALCESRGWRVYPNNPGLPLAARVLDTYAELGLQHITDTALEGYAEAADLVAAADLAAVGAVAEPTEMTRTVAAGTVLGDALLAGLRRIAQEAESFRRFPAPPSTTTTTTDPEDC; encoded by the coding sequence ATGAGGATGTCCGAGCTCAGCTCCACGACCGACACACCTGTGCCCACGCTCAAGTTCTACCTGCGCGAGCACCTGCTGCACGCCGGCGAGCGCACGAGCCCCAATCAGGCGCAGTACGACGATGGTCACGTCGAGCGCGTTCGCCTCGTGCGCGCGCTGCTCGAGGTGGGGGGCCTCAGCGTCGCGCAGGCCGCCCGCGTGGTTGCCGCCCTCGACTCTGAACTGCCGTTGTCGAGCGTCTTCGGTGTGGCGCAACGCGCGGTGAGCATCCCCGCCGCGATCGCAGGCGACGACACGACACCGGATGCTCCCGCCCGGCCGAGCGCAGGCCGAGCCCGCATCGATGCCCTGTGCGAGAGCCGCGGCTGGCGGGTCTACCCGAACAACCCCGGCCTGCCGCTCGCCGCGCGCGTGCTCGACACCTATGCCGAGCTCGGGCTGCAGCACATCACCGACACAGCGCTCGAGGGCTACGCCGAGGCGGCAGATCTCGTCGCCGCCGCAGACCTCGCGGCGGTCGGTGCGGTCGCCGAGCCCACCGAGATGACCCGCACTGTCGCCGCGGGCACCGTGCTCGGCGATGCGCTGCTCGCGGGGCTTCGCCGCATCGCGCAAGAGGCAGAGTCGTTCCGCCGGTTTCCCGCACCACCCTCCACCACGACAACCACGACCGACCCTGAGGACTGCTGA
- a CDS encoding NAD(P)/FAD-dependent oxidoreductase yields MSSNTAVVVGSGPNGLAAAAVLARAGVRTTVLERADSIGGGARTAELTLPGFAHDLGSAVHPLAVSSGFFRRFELQKRIELVTPEVSYGHPLDDRPAVLAYRDLERTVEHLGVDGSAWRSLLGPLVERAQRVAQFAGSSLLRVPAHPVTTALFGLRALEQGSPAWNLRWREAAAPALLSGVAAHSVQPMPSLSTSGAALALATAGHAGGWPIPIGGSQSIIDALVADLRAHGGTIETGVDITSLAEVEHADAVLLDITPRALVRLASDSMPASYRRRLLAYRHGDAVAKVDFALSGPVPWIDPALRTVPTLHLGGTRERIAAAEAAVARGQHADDPYVLVSQPSTVDPSRAPDGKHVLWTYTHVPHGSTLDQTEAIIRQIERWAPGFRDVIEASTSATAMDMQRQNANYIGGDIATGAATLWQLAARPTLAITPWRTPMPGVYLCSSATPPGPGVHGLAGAYAARSALRHEFGIERLPFLGVTKGEH; encoded by the coding sequence ATGAGCTCGAACACGGCAGTGGTCGTCGGCTCGGGGCCGAACGGTCTCGCGGCCGCCGCCGTGCTCGCGCGCGCCGGGGTGCGCACGACGGTGCTCGAGCGGGCCGACTCGATCGGCGGTGGCGCCCGCACCGCTGAGCTCACGCTGCCGGGCTTCGCGCACGACCTGGGTTCGGCGGTGCATCCGCTCGCCGTCTCGTCGGGGTTTTTCCGCCGGTTCGAGCTGCAGAAGCGCATCGAGCTCGTGACGCCCGAGGTCTCGTACGGCCACCCGCTCGATGACCGACCGGCGGTGCTCGCCTATCGAGATCTCGAGCGCACCGTCGAGCATCTGGGTGTCGACGGCTCGGCATGGCGCAGCCTGCTGGGCCCGCTCGTCGAGCGCGCCCAGCGCGTGGCGCAGTTCGCTGGGTCGTCGCTGCTGCGGGTTCCTGCCCACCCGGTGACGACCGCACTGTTCGGCCTCAGAGCACTCGAGCAGGGCAGCCCTGCCTGGAACCTCCGCTGGCGCGAGGCGGCTGCTCCGGCGCTGCTCTCGGGTGTCGCGGCGCACTCGGTGCAGCCGATGCCATCGCTGTCGACCTCGGGTGCCGCTCTCGCGCTCGCCACGGCGGGGCACGCGGGCGGCTGGCCGATTCCGATCGGCGGCAGTCAGTCGATCATCGACGCGCTCGTCGCCGACCTTCGAGCGCACGGGGGAACGATCGAGACCGGCGTCGACATCACGTCGCTCGCCGAGGTGGAGCACGCCGATGCCGTGCTGCTCGACATCACTCCTCGCGCCCTCGTGCGCCTCGCGTCAGACAGCATGCCCGCGTCGTACCGCCGACGACTGCTCGCATACCGTCACGGCGACGCCGTCGCGAAAGTCGACTTCGCTCTCAGCGGCCCCGTGCCGTGGATCGACCCCGCGCTGAGAACCGTGCCGACCCTGCACCTCGGCGGAACCCGCGAGCGCATCGCCGCCGCCGAAGCCGCGGTCGCGCGAGGGCAGCACGCCGACGACCCCTACGTGCTCGTCTCGCAGCCGTCGACCGTCGACCCTTCTCGAGCGCCCGACGGCAAGCACGTGCTGTGGACGTACACGCACGTGCCGCACGGCTCGACGCTCGACCAGACCGAGGCGATCATCCGCCAGATCGAACGGTGGGCACCAGGGTTCCGCGACGTCATCGAAGCGTCGACGAGTGCGACGGCGATGGACATGCAGCGCCAGAACGCCAACTACATCGGCGGCGACATCGCGACAGGGGCGGCGACGCTCTGGCAGTTGGCCGCCCGGCCCACCCTCGCGATCACCCCCTGGCGCACGCCGATGCCAGGGGTCTACCTGTGCTCGTCGGCGACGCCACCGGGGCCGGGGGTGCACGGGCTCGCGGGCGCGTACGCCGCACGGTCAGCGCTGCGGCACGAATTCGGCATCGAACGGCTTCCGTTTCTGGGAGTCACCAAGGGGGAACACTGA
- a CDS encoding SRPBCC family protein: protein MARTTTVMNCPPEAVFAVLADGWTYPSWVVGASRMRGVDESWPEPGSCIRHSVGIWPAVIDDETEVIAWDAPRRAEFIARGWPIGEARIVMEVRPHPKGCIVRMTEYAVRGPVQYLPRFVTDPPLDLRNREALRRLGYLAEGMWQNDETEERSSAEDRGEE from the coding sequence ATGGCACGCACGACCACAGTCATGAACTGCCCGCCCGAAGCAGTCTTCGCGGTGCTCGCCGACGGCTGGACGTATCCGTCGTGGGTCGTAGGGGCGTCGCGCATGCGCGGCGTCGACGAGTCGTGGCCCGAGCCCGGCTCGTGCATCCGCCACTCCGTCGGTATCTGGCCGGCGGTCATCGACGACGAGACCGAGGTGATCGCATGGGATGCCCCGCGCCGAGCAGAGTTCATCGCGCGCGGGTGGCCGATCGGCGAGGCACGCATCGTCATGGAGGTGCGGCCGCACCCGAAGGGCTGCATCGTGCGCATGACCGAGTATGCGGTGCGCGGGCCAGTGCAGTACCTGCCGCGATTCGTGACCGACCCGCCGCTCGATCTGCGCAACCGCGAAGCGCTGCGGCGCCTCGGCTATCTGGCCGAGGGCATGTGGCAGAACGACGAGACCGAAGAGCGGTCGAGTGCCGAAGACCGCGGCGAAGAGTAG
- a CDS encoding MBL fold metallo-hydrolase, protein MNITKREHACLVVEHDGATLVIDPGTYTEPFVVDALAAIVVTHEHADHVTREHLDRLLAHASGAVELFAPAGVAAAHPDYHWQVVDAGDVRTAGPFALAFSGGHHATIHRSIPIIDNVGVFVNETLYYPGDSFTVPTSDVPVLAVPSSAPWLKIGEVIDYLDAVKPRHAFPTHERVNSEIGNAMANARITSAVEAHGGRVTVLQPGESLELD, encoded by the coding sequence ATGAACATCACCAAACGAGAGCACGCGTGCCTCGTCGTCGAGCACGATGGGGCGACGCTCGTCATCGACCCTGGCACCTACACCGAACCGTTCGTCGTCGACGCGCTCGCGGCGATCGTCGTCACGCACGAGCACGCCGACCATGTGACGCGCGAGCACCTCGATCGGTTGCTGGCGCACGCGTCGGGCGCCGTCGAGCTGTTCGCTCCGGCAGGGGTCGCCGCGGCGCACCCCGACTACCACTGGCAGGTCGTCGACGCGGGAGACGTGCGCACTGCCGGGCCGTTCGCGCTCGCCTTTTCGGGCGGACACCATGCGACCATCCACCGCTCGATTCCGATCATCGACAACGTGGGAGTCTTCGTCAACGAGACCCTCTACTACCCCGGCGACTCGTTCACCGTGCCGACGAGCGACGTGCCAGTGCTCGCGGTGCCGTCGAGCGCTCCGTGGCTCAAGATCGGCGAGGTCATCGACTACCTCGACGCGGTGAAGCCCCGGCACGCGTTTCCGACCCACGAGCGCGTCAACTCCGAGATCGGCAACGCGATGGCGAACGCGCGCATCACCTCGGCGGTCGAAGCGCACGGAGGTCGCGTGACCGTGCTGCAGCCGGGCGAATCTCTCGAGCTCGACTGA
- a CDS encoding metal-sensitive transcriptional regulator — protein sequence MIDDIKKRALHRSRILQGQLRGIEKMIESEEYCVDIITQSLAVQKSLRSLNKLLVENHLRTHVTDMFDAGADEREKAVAELLAVFELQQNRGS from the coding sequence GTGATCGACGACATCAAGAAGCGCGCCCTGCACCGCTCACGCATCCTCCAGGGCCAATTGCGCGGCATCGAGAAGATGATCGAGAGCGAGGAGTACTGCGTCGACATCATCACGCAGTCGCTCGCCGTGCAGAAGAGCCTGCGCAGCCTCAACAAGCTGCTCGTCGAGAACCATCTGCGCACCCATGTCACCGACATGTTCGACGCGGGCGCCGACGAGCGCGAGAAGGCGGTCGCCGAGCTGCTCGCAGTCTTCGAGCTGCAGCAGAACCGGGGCAGCTGA
- a CDS encoding diacylglycerol kinase family protein — translation MTSSSKRIVVAINPNASFGRGREVGPAVVTTLRGLGHEVTSLIEPDFAQLLEATRAAVREKPDALVVVGGDGMVNLGVTALQGTKVPLGLVPSGTGNDVARGLGIPIGDTEAAIEHLASALQKPPRAIDAGSISFEGGRARFGCILSAGFDALVNERANRMTRPRGRSRYTIALLVELARLRPIDYTLTLDGVVHRERAMLVAVANNLSFGGGMKVAPDASLDDGLFDVVYVKPLGRLAFLRIYPRVFAGTHVTDPRVVAQRARSVRIEAAGVVAYADGERIAPLPVDIEMDAGSLRVLA, via the coding sequence ATGACATCGTCGTCGAAACGCATCGTCGTGGCCATCAACCCGAACGCCTCGTTCGGCCGCGGTCGAGAGGTCGGCCCGGCCGTCGTCACAACGCTGCGAGGTCTCGGCCACGAGGTCACGAGCCTCATCGAACCCGACTTCGCCCAGCTGCTCGAGGCGACTCGCGCCGCCGTGCGCGAGAAGCCCGACGCGCTCGTCGTGGTCGGCGGCGACGGCATGGTCAACCTCGGGGTGACCGCGCTGCAGGGCACGAAGGTGCCCCTCGGGCTGGTGCCGAGCGGCACCGGCAACGACGTGGCGCGCGGGCTGGGCATCCCGATCGGCGACACCGAAGCGGCCATCGAGCACCTCGCAAGCGCCCTGCAGAAGCCGCCCCGAGCGATCGATGCCGGGTCTATCTCGTTCGAGGGCGGGCGAGCGCGTTTCGGGTGCATTCTGTCTGCCGGCTTCGATGCCCTCGTCAACGAGCGCGCCAACCGCATGACTCGCCCGCGCGGACGCAGCCGCTACACGATCGCCCTGCTCGTCGAGCTCGCCAGACTGCGCCCCATCGACTACACCCTCACCCTCGACGGCGTCGTGCACCGCGAGCGGGCGATGCTCGTCGCCGTCGCCAACAACCTGTCGTTCGGCGGCGGCATGAAGGTGGCCCCCGATGCGAGCCTCGACGACGGGCTGTTCGACGTCGTCTACGTGAAACCGCTGGGCCGGCTCGCGTTCTTGCGCATCTACCCGCGCGTCTTCGCCGGAACTCACGTGACCGACCCCCGCGTCGTCGCGCAGCGCGCTCGCTCGGTGCGCATCGAGGCAGCCGGCGTCGTCGCCTACGCCGACGGCGAGAGAATCGCGCCGCTGCCGGTCGATATCGAGATGGATGCCGGCAGCCTCCGCGTGCTCGCCTGA
- a CDS encoding TerC family protein: protein MSSFVIPVWFEVGSLVILSVILILDLLLVIKRPHVPSPKESSLWVAFYVTLALIFGGLMFVVVGPQAGGEFIAGWLTEYSLSIDNLFVFVLIMSQFAVPRRMQQRVLMIGIILALLFRGIFILLGAALIENFSWIFYIFGAFLLITAVQQALSGREDDEARENALIRFLRKRIAIADDFHDMKMRVTVDGRRLWTPLIIVLIAIGTTDVIFALDSIPAIFGITQSPFIVFTANVFALMGLRQLYFLLGHLVDKLEYLKYGIAFILAFIGVKLVFHAMHENELPFINGGQPIEWAPDISTWTSLIVIIAAMLVAVVASLVKLRLSKRYIPTALLRAEIDDEVDAVADQAARTPSDSAAKEGNS from the coding sequence GTGTCGAGCTTCGTCATTCCCGTCTGGTTCGAAGTGGGCTCGCTCGTCATCTTGAGCGTGATCCTCATTCTCGACCTGCTGCTCGTCATCAAGCGGCCGCATGTGCCGAGCCCGAAAGAGTCGAGCCTGTGGGTGGCGTTCTACGTCACGCTCGCACTCATCTTCGGCGGGCTCATGTTCGTGGTCGTCGGGCCGCAGGCGGGCGGCGAGTTCATCGCCGGCTGGCTCACCGAGTACAGCCTCTCGATCGACAACCTGTTCGTGTTCGTGCTGATCATGTCGCAGTTCGCGGTGCCCAGGCGCATGCAGCAGCGGGTGCTCATGATCGGCATCATTCTGGCGCTGCTGTTCCGCGGCATCTTCATCCTGCTCGGCGCAGCGCTCATCGAGAACTTCAGCTGGATCTTCTACATCTTCGGCGCCTTCCTGCTCATCACGGCGGTGCAGCAGGCGCTGTCTGGGCGTGAAGACGATGAGGCGCGCGAGAATGCGCTCATCAGGTTCTTGCGCAAGCGCATCGCGATCGCCGACGACTTCCACGACATGAAGATGCGCGTCACGGTCGACGGTCGACGGCTGTGGACTCCGCTCATCATCGTGCTCATCGCCATCGGCACGACCGACGTGATCTTCGCGCTCGACTCGATTCCGGCGATCTTCGGCATCACGCAGAGCCCGTTCATCGTCTTCACCGCGAACGTCTTCGCACTCATGGGCCTGCGGCAGCTCTACTTCTTGCTCGGCCACCTCGTCGACAAGCTCGAATACCTCAAGTACGGCATCGCCTTCATTCTCGCGTTCATCGGCGTCAAGCTCGTCTTCCACGCCATGCACGAGAACGAGCTGCCCTTCATCAACGGCGGTCAGCCGATCGAATGGGCGCCCGACATCAGCACCTGGACGTCGCTCATCGTCATCATCGCGGCCATGCTCGTGGCCGTCGTCGCCAGCCTCGTGAAGCTGCGGTTGAGCAAGCGATACATCCCCACCGCCTTGCTGAGAGCAGAGATCGATGATGAGGTGGATGCTGTGGCCGACCAGGCAGCACGCACCCCGTCAGACAGCGCTGCGAAAGAGGGCAATTCGTGA
- a CDS encoding TIGR00730 family Rossman fold protein, which translates to MIPHPTEEQFLAGHVTPDESREWLESVESEFEHAFQTLGGMRLGVSVFGSARVAPEHPRYALGVEVGRRIAEAGFPVITGGGPGLMQAANKGAHGRDVPSVGLTIELPREEQANPYATTVVPFEHFFVRKTVFVRYSCAFVTLPGGFGTLDELFEALTLIQTGKLQNFPVILIGTEFWSGVVEWLRDALLADGKISPRDLDLITVTDDLDEMIRIIEACVECHTPPSSAL; encoded by the coding sequence GTGATTCCGCACCCCACCGAAGAGCAGTTTCTCGCCGGACACGTCACGCCCGACGAGAGCCGCGAGTGGCTGGAGAGCGTCGAGAGCGAGTTCGAGCACGCGTTCCAGACGCTGGGCGGCATGCGGTTGGGGGTGTCGGTGTTCGGTTCGGCGAGGGTCGCTCCCGAGCACCCGCGATACGCCCTCGGTGTCGAGGTGGGTCGCCGCATCGCCGAAGCGGGCTTCCCCGTCATCACGGGTGGCGGCCCGGGGCTCATGCAGGCCGCCAATAAGGGCGCGCACGGGCGAGACGTGCCCTCGGTCGGGCTGACCATCGAGCTGCCGCGTGAAGAGCAGGCGAACCCTTACGCGACCACAGTGGTGCCCTTCGAGCACTTCTTCGTGCGCAAGACGGTGTTCGTGCGCTACTCGTGCGCGTTCGTGACGCTGCCGGGCGGCTTCGGCACGCTCGACGAGCTGTTCGAGGCGCTGACGCTCATTCAGACCGGCAAGCTGCAGAACTTTCCCGTCATCCTCATCGGCACCGAGTTCTGGTCGGGCGTGGTCGAGTGGCTGCGCGACGCCCTGCTCGCCGACGGCAAGATCTCGCCGCGCGACCTCGACCTCATCACCGTCACCGACGATCTCGACGAGATGATCCGCATCATCGAGGCGTGCGTCGAGTGCCACACTCCGCCCAGCTCCGCGCTCTGA